GGGTCCGTGCCGTCCAAAAACCAATGCCCGAAATCAAGCACCCTCAGGATGCAATTGTGCGGGTAACCCGAACCTGTATTTGTGGCTCTGACCTGCACTTATACAACGGCAACGTGCCAGACACCCGTGTAGGCTCAACCTTCGGGCACGAGTTTGTGGGAATTGTAGAGGAAGTTGGCCCTGATGTAACCAAGATCAAGGTAGGCGACCAAGTATTGGTGCCCTTCAACGTAGCCTGCGGCGAGTGCCACTTCTGTAAGCAAGGAATGTTTGGCAACTGCCACGAGTCCAACACGATGGCTACAGCGGTGGGGGCTATTTTTGGCTACTCACACACGGCCGGCGGCTTCGACGGCGGACAGGCTGAATATGCCCGCGTACCGTATGCCAACGTCGGCCCGACGGTTATTCCGGCCGGCATGGACCCCGACGATGCTGTACTGCTAACCGACGTGGTGCCTACGGGCTACCAAGCGGCCGAAATGGCGGGTATTCAAACCGGTGATACGGTAGTAGTATTTGGTGCGGGCCCGGTGGGTATTATGGCCGCGCGCTGCTCGTGGCTGTTTGGTGCCGGACGGGTTATCGTGCTCGATAATGTGGACTACCGACTGGAATTTGTGCGCAATTATGCCCCCTGCGAGGTGTATAATTTCGACGAGATCGGGGACCCGGTGCTGTTTATCAAGAAGATAACGGACTGGATGGGTGCCGACTGCGTAATTGACGCCGTAGGTGCTGAAGCGACCGGCAACGCGATGCAAAGCATTACGGGTCGTAAACTTTTGCTGCAAGCGGGTTCGGCCACGGCGCTGCACTGGGCCATTAATTCGGTGAAGAAAGGCGGCGTGGTGTCGATTGTGGGCGTGTATGGCCCAACTGATAACTTGGTGCCCATTGGCAACATGATGAACAAAGGCCTTACCATGCGCGGCAACCAAACGTCGGTAAAGCGCTTGCTGCCGCGTTTGATTGACCACGTGATGAACGGTACGCTCAACCCAAAGGCAATGATTACCCATCGCTTGCCCCTGGAGGAAGTAGCCGATGGCTACCGCATGTTCTCCGCCAAGCTAGATAACTGCATCAAAACCGTTCTGATTCCCCCATCCGCCAACAAGTAAAGCCGACTGATCATGGAAAATTCAATAAAAGACTACAAGCAGATAAAAGGCTGGGGAGTTGACGCGGACCCTAAAAACGACCCAACTTATCCGATGCGTAATCGGATGAACGTGTCGCAGGACCCTGACAGCAAATCGCATCCCTCGCCGATGCAGCATGACGACACGGAGCTGTTGAAATCGAATGAGCGGCCTCGCGTATCGACGGTGTATGGAACTACTGTGCCTCCCAGCGGGCTGAGTGGCATGATTCGGCGCTTGGCCTTCCGCTACAGCGAAAACGAGTATCGCCACTGGCTGCCCCTCCTGGTTGCCGATCGGGTGCAGGTAGTAGAAGGTATCTTGGAGGATCTCGCCAGTGGCACAGTTCCCAATATTTTTGCTGAAAAAGGGTACGCTATGGAGTGGAAACACAACCGCACAGCCTTTATAACCAAGATGGCGGCCATTGCGGCCGTTACGGCTGGTGTCGTGGTTTTGCTCACCTCCGATTCAGATAAAAAGAACAAAAACTCGCGCAAGCGCAAAGGCTATAAAAAGGGCTATCGCGGATATTCTGATACGCACGCCTTGTAGCATCCTAGTTCATTAAAAAAGCCCCCAGATATATTCTGGGGGGCTTTTTTGCTTTAGAATCTACTGCTCAAATAGTGCGTCTCTACACGCTACTTTTTACCGGCGATAATCTCTTCTACGATGCCAGGGTCGAGCAAAGTAGTGGTGTCGCCGAGGTTACTGGTTTCGCCTTCTGCCACCTTGCGCAGGATGCGGCGCATGATTTTGCCGGAGCGCGTTTTGGGCAAACCGGACACAATCTGAATCTTGTCGGGCTTGGCGATTTTGCCAATTTCAGCCACCACGGTTTCGATAATGCTGGCTTCCACGTGTGACATTTCGTTGGGCTTCACAGGCTCGCCGCAAATAACGAACGCATAAATGCCCTGCCCTTTCACATCGTGCGGGTAACCAACCACCGCCGACTCCACCACGTAGGCGTTTTCGTTGATGGCATTCTCAATTTCGGCCGTGCCGAAGCGGTGACCCGATACGTTGATGACATCATCGACGCGGCCAATGATACGGTACATGCCGTCCTTGTCGCGGCGGGCGCCGTCGCCGGTGAAATAGTAACCGGGGTAGGCGCCAAAGTAAGTTTGGCGGCAGCGTTCATGGTCGCCGTAGGTGGTGCGAATAATGCCCGGCCACGGATACTTGATAGCGAGGTAGCCTTCCTCTTCGTTGCCCTCAATTTCTTTGCCTTCTTGGGTAAGCAACACGGGCTGCACGCCGGGCAGCGGCTGGCCGGCGTGGGCTGGTTTGAGCGGAGAAATGCCCCCCAGCGCCGAAATCATGATGCCGCCGGTTTCGGTTTGCCACCACGTATCCACGATGGGGCAGCGCTCCTTGCCTACGTGGGTGTGGTACCAATCCCAGGCTTCCACGTTGATGGGCTCGCCCACAGTACCCAATATGCGGAGGGAATCGAGGGAGTAGCTGAGCACGTTATCAAGAGGCGTAGCCATGAGCGACCGGATAGCGGTTGGAGCCGTGTAGAATATATTAACGCCGTGCTTGTCAATTACTTCCCAGAAGCGCCCGGCGCTAGGATACGTCGGAATGCCTTCGAACATGAGCGTAGTGGCTCCGCTCAGTAGTGGCCCGTAAAGCAGGTAGCTGTGGCCCGTCACCCAGCCAATATCGGCGGTGCACCAGTACACGTCGTTTTCATTTACCTGAAATACATTGCGGAACGTGTAGTCAGCCCATACCATGTAGCCGGCCTGGGTATGTACTACCCCTTTTGGCTTGCCGGTGCTGCCCGACGTGTAGAGGATGAAAAGCATATCCTCCGCGTCCATTTCCTCAGCCGGACACGATTTTTCAGCCTCCAACACTTCCTCATGGTACCACACGTCGCGGCCTTCGTGCATGTGTACCGGCCAGCCCAAGTGCTCCACCACAATCACGCGGCGTACGCTGGGGCAGGTTTCCAGCGCCTCATCCACTACCCGCTTCACCGGAATCTGGCGGGCGCCGCGGTTGAGGCCATCGGAAGTGAGGACGGTACTCGCCTGCGCGTCGTTCACGCGGTCGGCAATGGCGGTGGCGGAAAAGCCAGCAAACACCACCGAATGCACTGCCCCAATGCGGGCGCAGGCCAGCACGGCAATAGCCAGCTGCGGAATCATAGGCATGTAGATGCACACCCGGTCGCCTTTCTCCACGCCGTTATTGTGCAGCACGTTGGCAAATTTGCAAACTTCCTGGTGCAGCTCGCGGTAGGTATAGCGAATCTGACGGACTTTGGGGTCATTGGGCTCCCAGATGAGCGCCAATTTGTTGCCGCGCGTGGCGAGGTGGCGGTCGAGGCAGTTTTCGGTGATATTGAGCTTGGCGCCGCTAAACCATTCATTGTGCCCGCCAACGAGGTCGGCCTTGACTACCGTATCCCACTTGCGGCGCCAGGTAAAGGGCTCGGCCACGTCCGCCCAGAATTGCTCGGGATTCTCGACGCTGCGCTTGTAAGCGTCGGTGTATTCTTCGTAGGTGCGAATGCGCGAATGTTGAGTGGGCATAATAGGGAGAGTAGGTTGTGTGGAAGGTTCGACTAAGTGAGGCAGCAAGGCTACCTCTGTGATAAGTATTGAGTGTTAATGCAGGAGTTATACTTTCTCAAAGGCGGCTCCTATTCCCCGCCGCTCCAGGCCCGCCCGAATTTCATCGAGAATCAGTGGGTCGTCGATGGTTGAAGGGATGCTGAACTGCTCGCCGTCGGCTAGTTGACGCATGGTTTTGCGCAGGATTTTGCCCGAGCGAGTTTTGGGCAATCGTTTTACTATCAGTACTTGTCGGAAGCAGGCGACGGCTCCAATCTGGGAGCGAATTATCTGCACCAATTCCTGTTCTAGCGCCTCTTCGGCTATGGTTTGGCCATCTTTCAGCACAATTAAGCCAATGGGTCGCTGCCCCCGCAGCTCGTCGGCAATGCCCAACACGGCGCACTCGGCCACGGCTGGGTGGGCGGCCAACAGTTCCTCCATCTCGCCCGTGCTGAGGCGGTGCCCGGCCACGTTCATCACGTCATCTACCCGGCCCATAATAAATAGGTAGCCCTCCGCGTCGCGGAAACCGCCGTCGCCGCTGAGGTAGTAGCCAGGAAAGGTGTTCAGGTAGGATTTGCGGAACCGCTCATCATCCAGCCAAAGCGTGGGCAAACAGCCAGGCGGCAACGGCAGACGCACTGCCACCAGCCCGGTAGTACCAGCGGGCACCTCGTGGCCGGCTTCATCCAGAATCCGGACATCATAGCCCGGCACCGGGTGGCCAGCGCTGCCAGCGCGAGCGGGGGCATTTCCGTCAGGCCAACCAGCGTAGCCAGCATCGGCCAGCCCGATTCAGTTTGCCACCAATGGTCAATTACGGGAACGCCCAGGGTTTGGGCGGCCCACTCGTACGTGGCAGGATCGCAGCGCTCTCCGGCCAGAAACAGGTGGCGCAAGCGGCTCAGATCGTACTGCTTCACTAATTCGCCCCCCGGGTCTTCTTTTTTAATGGCACGAATGGCGGTGGGCGCCGTAAAAATCACGTTCGCGCCGTAGTCGGCGGCTAAGCGCCAAAAGGTACCAGCATCGGGCGTACGAACGGGTTTGCCTTCAAACAGTATCGTGGTGCAGCCGTGCAGCAATGGACCGTAAACAATGTAGCTGTGACCGACTGCCCACCCGATATCAGAACCCGAGAACATAGTTTCGCCGGGAGCCAGACCATAAATGGCGCTCATGCTGTACTTCAGCGCTACGGCGTGCCCGCCATTGTCGCGCACTACGCCTTTTGGTTTGCCAGTAGTGCCGGAAGTGTATAGGATGTAAAGCGGGTCGGTGGCCTGCACGGGCACGCACGCCTGCGGTTTGGCTTTCAGCATCTCTTGGTAATCTACGTCACGGCCCGGTTGCAAATCTGCTTGCACGAAATTGCGCTGGAGCACCACCGTGTAATCGGGCTTGTGGGCGGCCAGCGCAATGGCTTCGTCGAGCAGGGGTTTGTAGGGGATAATCTTGTCAATCTCGATTCCGCCCGAAGCCGACACAATAACTTTGGGTTGAGCATGATCGATGCGTATGGCCAGCTCGTGGGGGCAAATCCTCCAAAAACCACGGAGTGCACCGCCCCCAGACGTGCACATGCTAGCATAGCGACTACAGCTTCCGGCACGTTGGGCATATAAATAATGACCCGATCCCCTTTCACCACGCCCAAATCGCGCAGCCCGCCGGCGAAGCGCGCCGTCAAATCTTGCAGCTCCTGATAAGTGTAGCGCTGCTTGGTTTGCGCGACGGGCGAGTCATAGATCAGGGCTACCTGCTGCGCGCGGCCGGTGTCGACATGAAGGTCGAGGGCGAGGTAGCAGGTGTTGAGCATACCACCTTTAAACCAGCGGTAGAAGCCGTTTTCGTCTTGAGAAAGTATTTCCTTGGGTTGGTCGAACCATGTTATTTGCCGGGCCTGCGCCGCCCAGAAGGCGGCGGGGTCGGCGAGGCTGGCGGCATGGGCCGCAGCGTAAGCAGACGGTTGGGGGGCATTTTTCATGAAACTGACAAGTAAGTACTGTCCGATTGGGTGAGAACACTCTTCTAAAACGTCATGCAGCGCAAAGTGAAGCATCTCCATATGTTTAGCAAGGTTAGTACCCTCTCATCAGCACGCCAGATGCTTCACTGCATTCTGCATGCGGGTCAGGTACATTGACTACTAACCTGGCGCGGTGGCGGCAACCAGCTCCTGCACTTTGCTTACCAGCTGGCGGGTGCTGAAGGGCTTGGGAATATAGAGGTCAGCGCCGGCTTCGTAGCCTTTCTGCACGTCGGCTTCCTTGCTCTTGGCGCTCAGAAAAACGACTTTCGTTTCTTGGCGCTCAGGATGGGCGCGCACGTGCCGGCACACCTGATAGCCATCCACGTCGGGCATCATAATATCCAGCAGAATGACGTTAAAAGGCGTTTTATTAATAGCCTCCAGCGCTTCGGTACCATTGCGGGCAATGCTGACATGGTAGCCGTTTTTGCGCATCAAAAACTCCAACGACATCACGATATTAGGCTCATCATCAACGATCAGGATTCGGGGCTGTTTCATAGAAAAAAGGCAGGTCGGAAGCGAAATTCGAGGCACTATGGGAGACTTGCTCCCTCGTGAATTTGTGGAGTTAGAGGTTCTTAGCTTAGGTTTGGGCGCCGGCAGCTGTGTGCTGCGGCTCATTTGTATTCGCTGACACGGGCAGTTCAATGGAAAAGCGGGCACCGTGATCGGGCTCACTTTCAACCCAGATGCGCCCGGCGTGCAACTCCACTATTTTCTTGGTGATGGCCAGGCCCAGCCCAGAACCTTCGGGCTTGCGGGTAGTCTGGTTTTTGGCCTGGAAAAACTTGTCAAAAATCAGCTCGTGGTAAGCTGGGTCGATGCCTTTGCCGTTGTCGAGCACGCTGATGCGTAAGGCCTCCCCGGCTATTTCCGTGAGCACGCTAATTTGCCCCCCGCCATCGGCGCGGCACGTTTTGACCGCATTGGAAAGCAGATTCACCAACACCTGCATCAGCCGGTCGCGGTCGCCAGTGAGCAGCGGCAGATTGGGCGGCACCACAATATTGAGTTGAATGTGCTTGTCGCGAATAAGCTGGCCCACCGACTCGATGGCGTCGTTGATGATCTCGGCCACATCCACGGGTGCATAGTCCAGAGTGGCTTTGCCCGATTCGTACTTTTCCAGGTCCAACACCAGCGTAATCAGCCGGCTTAGGCGCTCCGACTCGCGGGTGATGGTGTGCAGAAACCGGAGGCGTTCTTCCTCCTCTATCTCGGGGTTATCACTCAGGATTTCCGATAGTGCCCGAATGCTGGTGAGCGGCGTGCGCAGCTCGTGCGTAACGGTGTACAAAAACTCGTCCTTGCGCATATCCAACTCCTGGAGTTGAGTGTAGGCATCGCGCAAATCGTCGGTGAGGCGCTGGAGCTG
The window above is part of the Hymenobacter radiodurans genome. Proteins encoded here:
- a CDS encoding zinc-dependent alcohol dehydrogenase — translated: MLAMEYRGPKRVRAVQKPMPEIKHPQDAIVRVTRTCICGSDLHLYNGNVPDTRVGSTFGHEFVGIVEEVGPDVTKIKVGDQVLVPFNVACGECHFCKQGMFGNCHESNTMATAVGAIFGYSHTAGGFDGGQAEYARVPYANVGPTVIPAGMDPDDAVLLTDVVPTGYQAAEMAGIQTGDTVVVFGAGPVGIMAARCSWLFGAGRVIVLDNVDYRLEFVRNYAPCEVYNFDEIGDPVLFIKKITDWMGADCVIDAVGAEATGNAMQSITGRKLLLQAGSATALHWAINSVKKGGVVSIVGVYGPTDNLVPIGNMMNKGLTMRGNQTSVKRLLPRLIDHVMNGTLNPKAMITHRLPLEEVADGYRMFSAKLDNCIKTVLIPPSANK
- the acs gene encoding acetate--CoA ligase: MPTQHSRIRTYEEYTDAYKRSVENPEQFWADVAEPFTWRRKWDTVVKADLVGGHNEWFSGAKLNITENCLDRHLATRGNKLALIWEPNDPKVRQIRYTYRELHQEVCKFANVLHNNGVEKGDRVCIYMPMIPQLAIAVLACARIGAVHSVVFAGFSATAIADRVNDAQASTVLTSDGLNRGARQIPVKRVVDEALETCPSVRRVIVVEHLGWPVHMHEGRDVWYHEEVLEAEKSCPAEEMDAEDMLFILYTSGSTGKPKGVVHTQAGYMVWADYTFRNVFQVNENDVYWCTADIGWVTGHSYLLYGPLLSGATTLMFEGIPTYPSAGRFWEVIDKHGVNIFYTAPTAIRSLMATPLDNVLSYSLDSLRILGTVGEPINVEAWDWYHTHVGKERCPIVDTWWQTETGGIMISALGGISPLKPAHAGQPLPGVQPVLLTQEGKEIEGNEEEGYLAIKYPWPGIIRTTYGDHERCRQTYFGAYPGYYFTGDGARRDKDGMYRIIGRVDDVINVSGHRFGTAEIENAINENAYVVESAVVGYPHDVKGQGIYAFVICGEPVKPNEMSHVEASIIETVVAEIGKIAKPDKIQIVSGLPKTRSGKIMRRILRKVAEGETSNLGDTTTLLDPGIVEEIIAGKK
- a CDS encoding AMP-binding enzyme, producing MPTLWLDDERFRKSYLNTFPGYYLSGDGGFRDAEGYLFIMGRVDDVMNVAGHRLSTGEMEELLAAHPAVAECAVLGIADELRGQRPIGLIVLKDGQTIAEEALEQELVQIIRSQIGAVACFRQVLIVKRLPKTRSGKILRKTMRQLADGEQFSIPSTIDDPLILDEIRAGLERRGIGAAFEKV
- a CDS encoding response regulator transcription factor translates to MKQPRILIVDDEPNIVMSLEFLMRKNGYHVSIARNGTEALEAINKTPFNVILLDIMMPDVDGYQVCRHVRAHPERQETKVVFLSAKSKEADVQKGYEAGADLYIPKPFSTRQLVSKVQELVAATAPG